In one window of Mesoplodon densirostris isolate mMesDen1 chromosome 4, mMesDen1 primary haplotype, whole genome shotgun sequence DNA:
- the SNX22 gene encoding sorting nexin-22, translating into MLEVRIPSVGPEAEGTRQSPEKGHMVFRVEVLCHGRRHTVQRRYSEFHALHKRIKKLYKVPDFPSKRLPNWRTRGLEQRRRSLEAYIQGILYLNQDVPKELLEFLSLRHLPIVPKASSWGTLGEFLPGNSNSQLYHRPVISFCMDPYICIPSPEPLPNVVVNGVLQGLYGFSASTAKAQPEAACHPAPVPMP; encoded by the exons ATGCTGGAAGTTCGCATCCCGTCGGTGGGGCCCGAGGCCGAGGGGACCCGGCAGAGCCCCGAGAAAGGCCACATG GTGTTCCGAGTGGAGGTGCTGTGCCACGGGCGCAGACACACCGTGCAGAGGCGCTACAGCGAGTTCCACGCGCTGCACAAACGG ATCAAGAAACTGTACAAAGTGCCCGACTTCCCTTCGAAACGCCTGCCCAACTGGAGGACCAGAGGACTGGAGCAGCGGCGGCGGAGCTTGGAGGCCTATATCCAG GGCATCCTATACTTGAACCAGGATGTGCCCAAGGAACTACTGGAATTCCTGAGTCTTCGCCACTTGCCCATAGTCCCCAAGGCCAGCAGCTGGGG cACCCTGGGGGAGTTCCTGCCAGGCAACAGCAA CTCACAGCTGTACCACCGGCCTGTTATCAGCTTCTGCATGGATCCTTATATTTGCATCCCATCCCCAG AGCCTCTGCCCAACGTTGTGGTGAACGGTGTGCTCCAGGGCCTCTATGGCTTCAGTGCCAGCACAGCTAAAGCCCAGCCAGAGGCTGCCTGTCACCCTGCTCCAGTGCCGATGCCCTGA